From the genome of Nocardia mangyaensis:
GCGCGACGATGTCGTGAACGCGGCGTTCGAACGCGAGGTGCGCAGACTGCTGGCGGACCTGGGCGAGATACCCGCCCGCCACGACACGTTCGAGGCGATCGTCGTCGACGTCTTCACCACGGTGATCGTGCGGTGGCGGACCCATCCGCTGGTCGAACGGCTGCTGACGCTGGAAGCCGACCGGATTCTGCCGCAGCTCACCGTCGACGGGGCGTCGTTCTTCCTGCTCTCGGTCGCCGCGTCGACCGAGATCCTGCGAAAGGTACTCGAGGACAGTCGGTTTCCCGAAGTTGCCGACCTCGCCAACCGGGTGGAGGTGGCCTGTCGCCTCGTCCACTCGCTGGTCCTGCAGCCGGTCGGCACCATTGACACGTCTTCCGAGGAGGCGCTGGAGGCCTTCGCCCGCGCCTATGTGGTTCCGATTCTCACTCGGTGATCCACGGTCGACGCGGGCGCCTCGATGTCAGAGAAAGCGGGCGATGAGGTCCTTCATGACCTCGTTGGCCCCGGCGTAGATGCGGGCGATGCGGCCATCGGCCCACATGCGCGCGATCGGGTACTCCTCCATGTAGCCGTAGCCGCCGTGTAGCTGGACGCACCGGTCGATCACCTGGGACTGCTGATCGGTGGTCCAGTACTTGACCATCGCGGCGGTCTTCACATCCAGCGCGCCGCGCAGATGCTTCTCCACGGCGGAGTCGACGAAGGTGCGCACCACCTCGGCGATCGTCGCGCACTCGGCCATCTCGAACCGGGTGTTCTGCATGGCGAACAGCGGTTTGCCGAAAGCGTTGCGCTGCTTGACATATGCCAGGGTCTCGTCGACGGCGGCCTCGATCGCGGCCGCGGCGGCGACACCGCAGATCAGCCGCTCCTGCGGCAACTGCTGCATGAGCTGGACGAAACCCTGGCCCTCGGCGGTGCCGAGCAGATTGGCCTGCGGCACGCGAAGTTCGTCGAAGAACAGCTCGGTGGTGTCCTGGCCCTTCTGGCCGATCTTCTTCAAGAGCCTGCCGCGTTCGAAGCCGGGGGTGTCGTCGCCGACCTCGGCGACCACCAGCGACACGCCCTTGGCACCCTGATTCGGGTCGGTCTTCACCGCGATGATCAACAGGTCGCAGTTGCGCCCGTTGGAGATGAAGGTCTTGGCGCCGGTGATCAGGTAGTCGTCGCCGTCCTTGACCGCCTTGGTGGCGATGTTCTGCAGGTCGGAGCCGGTGCCGGGCTCGGTCATGGCGATCGCGCCGATCCATTCGCCGGAGGCGAGCTCGGGCAGCCAGCGCTTCTTGTTCTCTTCCGAGGCATACGCCAGCAGGTAGTGCGGAACGATGCCGGTGTGCACGCCGAGCTGCATCGAGGAGTCCCCACCTTTGACCTGCTCGGTGAACAGCACGGCCTCGTGGGCGAAGGTGCCGCCACCACCGCCGTATTCCTCGGGCACGGACATGCACAGCAGACCCAGTTCACCGGCCTGCCGGTAGACCTCACGGCTGGGGAATCCCTGCTCGGCGAACTCCTCGCGCCGCGGCGCGACCGTGTTCGCGAAGAAGTTGCGGGCCAGCTCGGCCAGGCCGTGCAGCTCCGACTCGGCGTCGATGTCGGCTGTGCTCATCGAGTTGCTCTCCTCGTTGTCGATGGACTGCGCTCAGGGTGACCACTCTGTTGGCGAAATGTCAATAGGACGGAGATTCTGTTGACAGGTCGCCAATAGGGGTGTCATTGTGCATCTGATCGGACATCCGACTATTGGACCACCACCGGACCGGCGCGCCACCCACTTCGCTCACCCTGACCGTCGAACAATCGAGGAAACATGACCGAGGCATTCATCTACGAAGCGATCCGCACGCCACGGGGGCGCGGGAAGAAGACCGGCGCGCTGCACGGTGTGAAGCCGCTGGACCTGGTGGTCGGGCTCATCGATGAACTGAAGGCCCGCCATCCCGGCCTGGATCCGCGGCTGATCGATGACATCGTGCTCGGCGTCGTCTCACCGGTGGGCGATCAGGGCGCCGACATCGCCAAGACCGCCGCGCTCGCGGCCGGGCTGCCCGACACTGTCGCCGGGGTGCAGCTCAACCGGTTCTGCGGTTCGGGTCTGGAAGCGGTGAACACCGCGGCACAGAAGGTGCGCTCGGGCTGGGAGCAGTTGGTGATCGCCGGTGGTGTGGAGTCGATGTCGCGGGTTCCGCTCGGGTCCGACGGTGGTGCGTGGGCGATGGACCCGATCACCAACTACGAGTCGTACTTCGTTCCGCAGGGCATCGGCGCCGACTTGATCGCCACCATCGAGGGCTTCTCCCGCGCGGACGTCGACGCGTTCGCGGTGCGCTCCCAGCAGCGGGCGGCCGCGGCCTGGGCCGGCGGCTACTTCGCCAAGTCGGTGGTCCCGGTGACCGACATCAACGGTGCCGTCGTGCTCGATCACGACGAGTTCATGCGGCCCGACACGACCGTGGAAAGCCTTGCCGGACTGACCCCCTCGTTCGCGGCGATGGGGGAGATGGGCGGTTTCGACGCCGTGGCGCTGCAGCGCTATCACCACGTGGAGAAGATCGACCACGTCCACCACGCGGGCAACTCCTCGGGCATCGTCGACGGTGCGGCCTTGGTGCTGGTCGGCAGCGCGGCGGCCGGACGCGCCGCTGGACTGACGCCGCGTGCGCGGGTCGTGGCCTCGGCGGTCAGCGGCAGCGATGCCACGATCATGCTCACCGGTCCGATCCCGGCGACCGAGAAGGTGCTGGCGCTGGCCGGGCTCACCGTCGACGACATCGACTTGTTCGAGCTCAACGAGGCGTTCGCGTCGGTGGTACTCAACTACCAGAAGAAGCTGGCCATCCCGGACGAGAAGCTCAACGTCAACGGTGGCGCCATCGCGATGGGCCATCCGCTGGGCGCCACCGGCGCGATGATCACCGGCACCATGATCGACGAACTGGAACGCCGGGGTGCGCGCCGCGCGCTGATCACGCTGTGCATCGGCGGCGGCATGGGCATCGCCACCATCATCGAGCGCGTCTGAGCGCCGGACCCGGATACAGAGGAAAGACCATGACCGACACCACGATTGCCTGGGATCTCGGCGCCGACCGGGTGCTCACCCTCACCATCGACGACCCGAGCCAGTCCACCAACACCATGACCGCGGCGTTCGCGCGTGACCTCACCGCGACCGTCGACCGGCTCGAAGCCGAGATCGACACCTACGACGGTGTCATCCTCACCTCGGGCAAAGACACCTTCTTCGCCGGTGGCGACCTGAATCTGCTGATGAACGCCACCCCTGCGACCGCGCCGGAGATCGCGCTCGGACTCGATACGTACAAGGCCGCGTTCCGCAGGCTGGAGCGACTGGGCAAGCCGGTGGTCGCGGCGATCAACGGCACCGCGCTCGGCGGCGGCTTCGAGGTCGCGCTGGCCACCCATCACCGGATCGCCCTCGACGCCAAGGGAACTCTGCTCGGTCTGCCCGAGGTGACCTTCGGTCTGCTGCCCGGCGCAGGCGGTGTCACCCGCACGGTGCGGCTGCTGGGCGTCACCAGCGCGGTGCTCAACGTCGTGGGCCAGGGTCAGCGGATGAAGCCGGCCAAGGCGTTGCAGGTCGGCATCGTCGACGAGGTGGTGTCGACCCGTGCGGAGCTGTTCGACAAGGCTCGCGCCTGGATCGCGGCGAATCCCGAGGCCGCCCAGCCCTGGGATGTCAAGGGCTACAAGATTCCCGGCGGCACCCCGTCGAGCCCGGCCCTGGCAGCCAACCTGCCCGCCTTCCCCGCGAATGTGCGCAAGCAGCTCAAGGGCGCGCCGATGCCCGCACCTGTCGCGGTGCTGGCCACAGCGGTCGAGGGCGCGCAGGTCGACATCGACACCGCCTTCGCGATCGAGACGCGTTACTGCACGAACCTGATCTGCGGTCAGGTCTCGACCAACATGATCAAATCGCTGTTCTTCGACCTCGGCACGATCAACAAGGGCGGCAGTCGCCCCGACGGATTCCCCGTGCGCACACCGGGGAAGGTCCTCGTGCTCGGTGCCGGAATGATGGGCGCGGGCATCGCGTATGTGCAGGCCCGTGCGGGGATGCGGGTCGTGCTCAAAGATGTGACGATCGAAGCGGCCGAGCGCGGCAAGGACTACTCGCGCAAGCTGCTCGACAAGGCCTTGCGCAAGGGTGCGATCACCCAGGGCAAGTACGACGAGATCCTCGGCCGCATCCACCCCAGCGCCGATCCGGCCGACGCCGCGGGCTGCGACTTCGTCGTCGAGGCGGTGTTCGAGGATCCGGGCCTGAAGAAGAAGGTCTTCGGCGAGATCGAGGCGCTGGTGAACCCGGACGCCCTGCTCGGCTCCAACACCTCCACCCTGCCCATCACCGACCTCGCCACCGGCGTGGCGCGGCCGGCCGACTTCATCGGCCTGCACTTCTTCTCGCCGGTGGACAAGATGCCGCTGGTGGAGATCATCGTCGGCGAGCAGACCAGCGACGAGGCGATCGCGCGCGCCATCGACTACACCCTGGCCATCAAGAAGACCCCGATCGTGGTGAACGACAGCCGCGGCTTCTTCACCAGCCGGGTGATCGGCCAGTTCATGGACGAGGCGATCGCGCTGGTCGCCGAGGGCGTGCACCCGGCCTCGGTCGAACAGGCCGCCACCCAGGCCGGCTACCCCGTGGGCGCGCTGGCATTGGCCGACGAGATCAACATGAAGCTGGCGCAGAAGATCCGGCGCAGCCTGAAGGAGAACCTGCTCGCCGAGGGGCGCCGCTGGGTCGAGTCGAAGGCGTATCCGCTCGTCGACGCCATGGTCGACGACTTCGACCGGCCGGGACGGCTCGAAGGGCGTGGCTTCTACGACTACGACGCCGACGGCAAGAAGCTCGGGCTGTGGTCCGGGCTGGCCGAGAAGTACACCCGGGACGACCACGGCATCCCGTTCATCGATATGCAGGAACGGATGCTGTTCGCCGAATCCCTCGACACCGCACGGTGTTTCGACGAGGGTGTGTTGCGCACCGTGCCGGACGCGAACATCGGGTCCATCTTCGGCATCGGCTTCCCGGCCTGGACCGGCGGTGTCGTGCAGTACATCAACCAGTACGCGGGCGGCCTGGCCGGATTCGTGGCCCGGGCCGACGAACTGCGCGCCGCCTACGGCGACCGCTTCGAGGTACCCGGCTCGCTGCGAGCCAAGGCCGCTGCCGGGGAAACGCTCGGCTGAGTGGTCGCCATGACGATGACGCACAGCGACATCCGACACCTGGTGACCCCGGGTGCCGGATGCGGGGCCGTGGCACCGGCACACGATGTCAGGGGCCCCGGCCTGCGGGCACACCGGCGCCGCACGGCCATGGCGGCGGCCCGCGAGGTGTTCGTCGCCCACGGGTATCACGGCGCGCGGATGGACGAGATCAGCGCAGTGGCCGGGATGAGCAAACCCACGCTCTACAGCTACTTCCCAGGCAAGCTCGACCTGTATCTGGCGGTGCTGCAGCACTATCTGGACTGGATGGTGACCGGCGTCCGGGACGCCCTCGCGGCCGATGTCGGGCACCGGGAACGGGTCCATCGCGCGGTCACGGTGTACTTCGACTTCGTCGACGAGGACGCGGGCGGGCATGTGCTGGTGTTCGAATCGCCCGTGCCGAGTGAACCCTGCGTCGAATGGCGGGTGCGTAACGCGATGAACGAATGCGCGGTCCTGGTCGGTGCGCAGCTGCGGGCCGCCGGTGCGGCGGCGTTCACCGCGGACGCCTGTGCGTGGGGCTTGGTCGGGGCGAGCCATCTCGCCGCCCGCCACTGGCTCGACGCGGGACGGCCGATCCCCAAGGTCGAGGCGGTCGAGACCGTGGTCGCGCTGTGCTGGAACGGCTTGTCCGCCGTTGATCAGGTCAGCTCGGCTCCGACGCGTCGGTCGGCGTGACGTCGGGTCCGTCGTGCTCGGGTGCCGTTTCGGTGCGTTGGCGGCGCGGGGTGGTCTGGTCGATGCGCGAATCCTCGGTCACTGCATAGTGTTTGACGTACTCGGACAGGAATGCCTGCACCGTCGCGGTGGCCGGGATGGCCAGCAGCGCCCCGACCGCGCCGAAGAGCGCGCCACCGGCCAGCACCGACAGCAGGGCGATGGCGGCGTTGACGTCGACGGTGCGCGCGGTGATCCGCGGTTGCAGCAGATAGTCCTGGAGCCACTGATAGGCCACCGCGAACACGATGATCCACACCGCGTCGAGCGGATCGACGGTCAGCGCGACGAACACGGGCAGGATGGCGGCGAGGTAGGTGCCGACCGTGGGGATGAACGCGGAGATCACCCCGAACCACACGCCGAGGGCGATCGGGTTGGGCAGGCCGAGGATCGCCAGGAACCCGCCGTGCACGACCGCGGAGATGATGGCCAGCACCACCCGTGAGTACAGGTAGCCGCCGGTCTTGTCGATGGCAAGATCCCACGCGTGCAAGAACCGCTGCTGCCGGGCGGGCGGCAGCAGCGAACACACGGTGCGTCGCACCTTCGGCCCGCCCGCGGTGAGGTAGACGCTGAACAACGCGATCGTCAGGACCTGGGCGAGTCCGCCGAGCACCGTCGTCGACACACCCCAGGCATTGTTGGCCGCGGTGTGCGCGTACTCCTCGATCAGGTTCGATTCGTGCAGCAGCCGTTGGCTCAGATCGTGCACCGTGAAACGCTGGCCGAAGGCACGATTGACCCAGGCGACGCCCTCGTCGAGCAACCGTGGCGTCTCGTGGGCCAGATTGGTCGCGGTCTCCACCAGCAGCGTCACCAGTGCGCCGAGAAAGGCCAGTACACAGGCGAACGTGGCGACGAACACCACCGCGGTGGCCAGACCACGTCGTAGGCCACGGCGTACCAGCGCCGCGACCGCCGGTTCCATCGCCAGCGAGATGAAGAAGGCGACCACCAGGACGATCAGCAGGCCGGTCAGCCGGTGGAACGCCCAGTCGGCCAGCAGGAACAGCCCGAAGAACACCAGGGCGAGCACCATCGCCTTCGGAAGCCATGGCGGCATCCTGGTATGGGTGCTGACCTGCGGAGCATTGTCCGGGGAGTCGGTGTCCACGGCTCCCAGTGTCGTCCCGCACGAGCCCGCTCGGTGGCACCGACGCGGCTTCCTGTGCCGCCACGCGCCCCAGCGGAGCTCGGTACCTCAGTCGGAATGACATCCGCCCCCGTGACAGCGGGCCCGGGTTCTTCCGCCGTGACGGTCGCGCGCCGTCGCCGTCCGTGTCGGGCCCCGGTGCCAGACTCTGCGGTGTGCGATGGGCAGTGGCGGAGACGGGGGACGGTGGCGCACGGCTGTGTCCGCTCGATGCGGATGGCCGGCCCGCGGGTCCAGTGATCCAGGAGAGCTCCCTGGTCGAGGCGGTGCGGTCGCGGCCGGAGGTCGAGCGGTGGGTGTGGCGGTCGACGGCGGAGATCTATCGGAACTTGCTGGCGGCCGGCGTGCGGGTCGAACGCTGCTATGACGTACAGGCCGCCGAGGGTCTGCTGATCGGGTACGAGGAAGGTCAATCGGGGCAGGCTCGTTCGCTCGCGGCCGCCTGGGCTCGCCTGCGCAACCTGCCCGTTCCCGCCGACGCGCCCGCGCGGGCCGCCGAGACCCAGCCGTCGCTGTTCGAGTCGGCTCCGGTGCCGTTGCCCTCGGGTACCGACGAGTTCACCGCGCTGCTGGAGGTGTACGCGGGCCAGCTCGTTCGCACGGCACGGACCGAGCACCCGGACCGCATGCGACTGCTCCTGGCGGCGGAGTCGGCGGGCATGCTGGTCGCCGCGGAGATGTCGCGGTCCGGCATTCCCTGGCGCGCCGATGTGCACCGCGAGCTGTTGGACACGATGCTGGGGGAGCGTTTCGCGGGCGGGTCCGAACCGCGCCGGTTGGCGGAGTTGGCCGATGACGTGTCGCGGGCGTTCGGGACCGGAGTGCGGGTGCGTCCGGATCTGCCCAACGAGATCGTGCGGGCGTTCGCCCGGGCGGGAATCCTGGTGTCCTCCACCCGGAAATGGGAGCTCCAACAGATCGACCATCCGGCGGTGGCGCCGCTGCTGGAATACAAGTCGCTGTACCGCCTGCACACCGCGCACGGCTGGTCCTGGCTCGAACAGTGGGTGCACGACGGCCGGTTCCGGCCCGAATACCTGCCCGGCGGCACGGTGTCCGGTCGCTGGACCACCAATGGTGGTGGTGCGCTGCAGATCCCGAAGGTGATTCGGCAGGCGATCCGCGCGGACCCCGGCTGGACCTTGGTCGTCGCCGACGCCGCGCAGATGGAGCCGCGGGTACTCGCCGCCGTCTCGCGCGATCCGGGACTGATGCAGGTCGCGGCTCGGGACGCGGATCTGTACGCGGACCTGGCCGCCCGAGGTTTCGGCGGTGACCGCGCGCAAGCCAAACTCGCGCTGCTGGGCGCGATCTACGGCCAGACCTCCGGGGATGCCCTGACCCACATGGCCGGTCTGCGACGACGATATCCGGCCGCGGTGGCCTACGTCGACGACGCGGCGCGTGCGGGGGAGGAGGGACGTCTGGTG
Proteins encoded in this window:
- a CDS encoding acetyl-CoA C-acetyltransferase codes for the protein MTEAFIYEAIRTPRGRGKKTGALHGVKPLDLVVGLIDELKARHPGLDPRLIDDIVLGVVSPVGDQGADIAKTAALAAGLPDTVAGVQLNRFCGSGLEAVNTAAQKVRSGWEQLVIAGGVESMSRVPLGSDGGAWAMDPITNYESYFVPQGIGADLIATIEGFSRADVDAFAVRSQQRAAAAWAGGYFAKSVVPVTDINGAVVLDHDEFMRPDTTVESLAGLTPSFAAMGEMGGFDAVALQRYHHVEKIDHVHHAGNSSGIVDGAALVLVGSAAAGRAAGLTPRARVVASAVSGSDATIMLTGPIPATEKVLALAGLTVDDIDLFELNEAFASVVLNYQKKLAIPDEKLNVNGGAIAMGHPLGATGAMITGTMIDELERRGARRALITLCIGGGMGIATIIERV
- a CDS encoding TetR/AcrR family transcriptional regulator, whose translation is MLSTAATSGNPPAADSVEERIIDAALVQFERVGVRKTTIEDIARAAEVDRATVYRRIGSRDDVVNAAFEREVRRLLADLGEIPARHDTFEAIVVDVFTTVIVRWRTHPLVERLLTLEADRILPQLTVDGASFFLLSVAASTEILRKVLEDSRFPEVADLANRVEVACRLVHSLVLQPVGTIDTSSEEALEAFARAYVVPILTR
- a CDS encoding bifunctional 3'-5' exonuclease/DNA polymerase produces the protein MRWAVAETGDGGARLCPLDADGRPAGPVIQESSLVEAVRSRPEVERWVWRSTAEIYRNLLAAGVRVERCYDVQAAEGLLIGYEEGQSGQARSLAAAWARLRNLPVPADAPARAAETQPSLFESAPVPLPSGTDEFTALLEVYAGQLVRTARTEHPDRMRLLLAAESAGMLVAAEMSRSGIPWRADVHRELLDTMLGERFAGGSEPRRLAELADDVSRAFGTGVRVRPDLPNEIVRAFARAGILVSSTRKWELQQIDHPAVAPLLEYKSLYRLHTAHGWSWLEQWVHDGRFRPEYLPGGTVSGRWTTNGGGALQIPKVIRQAIRADPGWTLVVADAAQMEPRVLAAVSRDPGLMQVAARDADLYADLAARGFGGDRAQAKLALLGAIYGQTSGDALTHMAGLRRRYPAAVAYVDDAARAGEEGRLVRTRLGRTCTPVSVDSPDQTDLSGYAGTSASRARGRFTRNFVVQGSAADWALLVLAGVRHAIARAGLRAELVFFQHDEVIVHCPVDEATEVAEAISAAAETAGRLAFGPTPVRFPFTTAVVECYGDAK
- a CDS encoding acyl-CoA dehydrogenase family protein, which codes for MSTADIDAESELHGLAELARNFFANTVAPRREEFAEQGFPSREVYRQAGELGLLCMSVPEEYGGGGGTFAHEAVLFTEQVKGGDSSMQLGVHTGIVPHYLLAYASEENKKRWLPELASGEWIGAIAMTEPGTGSDLQNIATKAVKDGDDYLITGAKTFISNGRNCDLLIIAVKTDPNQGAKGVSLVVAEVGDDTPGFERGRLLKKIGQKGQDTTELFFDELRVPQANLLGTAEGQGFVQLMQQLPQERLICGVAAAAAIEAAVDETLAYVKQRNAFGKPLFAMQNTRFEMAECATIAEVVRTFVDSAVEKHLRGALDVKTAAMVKYWTTDQQSQVIDRCVQLHGGYGYMEEYPIARMWADGRIARIYAGANEVMKDLIARFL
- a CDS encoding AI-2E family transporter gives rise to the protein MDTDSPDNAPQVSTHTRMPPWLPKAMVLALVFFGLFLLADWAFHRLTGLLIVLVVAFFISLAMEPAVAALVRRGLRRGLATAVVFVATFACVLAFLGALVTLLVETATNLAHETPRLLDEGVAWVNRAFGQRFTVHDLSQRLLHESNLIEEYAHTAANNAWGVSTTVLGGLAQVLTIALFSVYLTAGGPKVRRTVCSLLPPARQQRFLHAWDLAIDKTGGYLYSRVVLAIISAVVHGGFLAILGLPNPIALGVWFGVISAFIPTVGTYLAAILPVFVALTVDPLDAVWIIVFAVAYQWLQDYLLQPRITARTVDVNAAIALLSVLAGGALFGAVGALLAIPATATVQAFLSEYVKHYAVTEDSRIDQTTPRRQRTETAPEHDGPDVTPTDASEPS
- a CDS encoding TetR/AcrR family transcriptional regulator, which translates into the protein MTMTHSDIRHLVTPGAGCGAVAPAHDVRGPGLRAHRRRTAMAAAREVFVAHGYHGARMDEISAVAGMSKPTLYSYFPGKLDLYLAVLQHYLDWMVTGVRDALAADVGHRERVHRAVTVYFDFVDEDAGGHVLVFESPVPSEPCVEWRVRNAMNECAVLVGAQLRAAGAAAFTADACAWGLVGASHLAARHWLDAGRPIPKVEAVETVVALCWNGLSAVDQVSSAPTRRSA
- a CDS encoding 3-hydroxyacyl-CoA dehydrogenase NAD-binding domain-containing protein, coding for MTDTTIAWDLGADRVLTLTIDDPSQSTNTMTAAFARDLTATVDRLEAEIDTYDGVILTSGKDTFFAGGDLNLLMNATPATAPEIALGLDTYKAAFRRLERLGKPVVAAINGTALGGGFEVALATHHRIALDAKGTLLGLPEVTFGLLPGAGGVTRTVRLLGVTSAVLNVVGQGQRMKPAKALQVGIVDEVVSTRAELFDKARAWIAANPEAAQPWDVKGYKIPGGTPSSPALAANLPAFPANVRKQLKGAPMPAPVAVLATAVEGAQVDIDTAFAIETRYCTNLICGQVSTNMIKSLFFDLGTINKGGSRPDGFPVRTPGKVLVLGAGMMGAGIAYVQARAGMRVVLKDVTIEAAERGKDYSRKLLDKALRKGAITQGKYDEILGRIHPSADPADAAGCDFVVEAVFEDPGLKKKVFGEIEALVNPDALLGSNTSTLPITDLATGVARPADFIGLHFFSPVDKMPLVEIIVGEQTSDEAIARAIDYTLAIKKTPIVVNDSRGFFTSRVIGQFMDEAIALVAEGVHPASVEQAATQAGYPVGALALADEINMKLAQKIRRSLKENLLAEGRRWVESKAYPLVDAMVDDFDRPGRLEGRGFYDYDADGKKLGLWSGLAEKYTRDDHGIPFIDMQERMLFAESLDTARCFDEGVLRTVPDANIGSIFGIGFPAWTGGVVQYINQYAGGLAGFVARADELRAAYGDRFEVPGSLRAKAAAGETLG